tagcagcaaagtgaatcaTTCTGTGTAAGGGTTATTTATCTTAAATCTTCAGGCATCACTCAAATAGGACATGATTATAAATACACAAAGTACCACCAAAACAGATCACAGGTTCTTTGACTAAAACCCCATTTAAATGCTTACTGCTGAAATACCTGGGAAGGCTTCTTAGAATACACTAAGGAAACATGGTGTATATACGGTATGCACTTTCACTGGCCTAGAACACTAGCTAAAAAAAAGTGATGTCATTTGGTCCTGTGGTTATGGCCATCTTCATAAGGTTATTGATGAGAATGAAGACGTTATGTGCATACTTGCCCCCTCCTCAGAACACATGAAAGGCAATTACAAAAGGTTTACCAGAATATTATGCAGTGAAAGAGCAGACCTTTCTCAAGATGATGTCCAGCCTTGGCCTCTATTTTCATCTGAATGTGCTAGAATCCTCTAAGACATTGTATTCTTGCAGTAACCTATTATTCAGTCTGTTAAAAGGCTTTAAAACATAcaagaacaaaaataaaataagaatagtCTTCCAAGTTTGCTTGTGTCCTAATAAATCTTCAGTCCTCTGAATTGTGGTCTGTTTTAAGGCATTTCATGTCAAGGACCATTCTGAGTGTGGTAAATTGATAAAGTGCTCTATTTTAGTCTtgaatcatcacccccctctgccGGATGGTTGACAGCAAGTTCATTTACAGTATTTCCACTTTTAACTCCTatcaagaagaaaaagaaaaaaaagtcagtaAAATTGGAGCGACGAGagcattaataataatactatctGTTCAGTACAAGCTAGCAGCCCAAATACTGTGGAGGATTTGGAAAGGCTTAGTCCAGGCTGAGATTGTAAATTAAGAGAAGACCGACAACATCTATGAAATGTACAGCGGGTGAAGTATTGAACAAGGCACTATTTGTCTCACTAAACATATTTCCACAGGTGCCATTCTCATTACATATTCACCAGGTGGTGGTAACCagccaagtaatccatacataggAACCTAAACAAATAAGACCACAAATTTGGttgtgtgtaataatgtgaaatgacacgggggaaagaaaaaaaaaacttttccaatcaactggtgcaagaaagttaaacagatatgtaaatcacttctatttaaaaatgttaacccttctagtacttatcagctgttgtatactacagagaaatttgtgaagttctttccagtctgaccacagtgatctctactgacacctctgtccagagcaggagaggttttctatgggaatttgcttctaatctggacagttcctgacatggacagaggtgtcagcagggagcactgtggtcagacagaagagaaattcacatttttctgttttatacagcagctaataagtactggaaggatcaagatttttttttaaagtaatttacaaatctgtttaactttcagacaccagttgatttgaaaacatttgttttctacttgtttccaccggagttccccctttAACCCGcttactgatatttatttaatatttttggtAATGACAGCTTCAACAAGATTCCTGTATGGGGAAACCAGTCACATGCATTACTCTGATGTGATTTTTTCCACACAGCcttcaaatcttgaaggttccgtggcctcttctatgaatcatgcTCTTCAGTTCTTTTGATTTATAAAAGGTTTTAaagggggaactctggtggaaaaacaaatgttttcatatcaaatggctccagaaagttatacaaatttacaaatttgtaaatgacttctatttaaaaatcttaacctttccagtacttatcagttgctgcatACTAAAGATAAACTAGAGAAATCTGtgaagttctttcctgtctgacaactgtccagagcaggaaaggttttctaggGGGGGTTTTCTTCttctaggtgtcagcagagaggactgttgtcagactggaaaaaaaaacatcaattttCTCTTTTGtattcagcagttgataagtactggaaggcttcagatttttgaatagaagttatttacaaatatgattaactttctggcaccagtgtatttGTTCCCtacttgttttccaccagagttcccctttaagtcaggTGCTTGGCTGGGccattctagcagctttattttcattgaaaccatttgagagtttccttggctgtgtgttttggatcattgtcttgctgaaatgTCCACCCGCGTTTCAAATTCATCATCCTGGTAAatggcagcagatttttgtcaAGACTGTCTCAGTAAGTTTGCTCATCCTTCCTTTCATTATGTGTTTGTTGGTGTGGTGTGCAGtgccatttctcctccaaacattgtGTATAATGGCATCCTAACAGTTCATGTTCTGTGATAATTGACCACACTATATTCTAACAGTATTTCACAGTTTTTTCCAAAATGTTGTGCAGCAAGCTTTAATGTGCTTTTTATTCAGCAGACACCAGTACCTGCTAATaccaggtctttttgaagctccCTACAAGTGCTCCTTGGACATCTCTGATTATTCTTTGCATTCCTGTCAGAAATTTAGCAAAGAGCATCTGGTCGAAGCAGAATAATGGTGAAATTGTCTTTCCATTTCAGAATTCTGGCCCCAACAGTGCTTACTGGACTTTCAGAATCTTAGAAATGAGCCTATAACCAAGGCCATCattatgttttgcaacaattgggttGCAAAGGTCTTAAGACAGCTAgttgcttttaccccttatgagatGTTTgatgtgtgacaccttggcaataaGACTTTTGTAACCATGAGTTAGGACATAACCAGCTAAAagtaatttgcactgacaaggggctggattactttttaattactgatagatttcagctgttgtcttggctttccatgcctttttgcacatccctttcttcatgtgttcaatactttttccctgtgtcatttcacattattacagaaCTTattttctgagcttatttgtatGTATGGATAACTTGGGTTGCTATCAATATCTGGTGAAAATATAAGGTCagtagcacctttggaaatatatttagtgagaaaaatgagaGCAGATTGTGTTCGTACATATAAGAAGATGAGGTGGAAGTGTCCACAGGACAAGGCCCATCCACTATTGCCACTTTCCTCCTCCTTCTGTATTTGATCTAAAGCCTCTGTGCTGTAGGCTGACTATATTGGGTATTGGAAAGGTATGACTGATTCCCACATTCCAGGCAGAGTCTTTTGCAGTTCAACTTATCTTTATCAAGCTACTCTGTTTATTGCACTTGTTTCCTTCATATGCTCTTCAGGGAATAAAAGCATTTCAACTTGGCTGGGAACACACGAGCATGTGACACTGTGCCTTCAGCCACTTATCAGGAGCACAGTCCAGGAGGTTACAGGATTTACACCTACCTCTTGGCCTTTGATCGTAAGCGCCCAATTCCACTTGCTTTTCTGTCTCAGATTCTGCCTCATTTGCTTCATCTCCATTGTaatcatttattttttctttgtccTTTTGGACTTTCTGTGTGACttaaagacaaaaagaaaaaaagtttacatgttttataCCTCCCTTATGTTTTTTCTATTGGAAATGGGTATAAGGGCAGCTTCTAGTAATTTCTGCTTTGGGATTTATATAGAAAGCCAATACATACTACTTTGTGCTTAATTATTATATCATAAAGCATCTGTAAGGACATGTGAAGGGCTGCTTAGCTGAGGAAGGAAATGAAAATACATGTTCACCTTCAGACTagctttccacttttttttccaacAGCTTTTTcatgcattttggcagttttttctgGTGTATGGAAACAGTCAaaattgtcccctgtggcagttttctcactgtcttcaggtaccactctgtgggtcggatgcagagcgctcAGTCCAtgaagtgtaaggagatgaggagtgatgtatagcatcactactcacctccccaggccatatagtatacaggggtgtatATACAGGATCCGGAAATCCCatcactatactgacaggactccctgcagcCCTTCAGGATAGAAAAAAGTTGTAATTGCACGCACAGATGTGCCTTTTTTAAGCAAAAGAagaaggggagaaaaaaaaacaaaaaaaaaacactacggagcttgataaatctccacttACCTCCTTGGCCATGTCTGGGTAGCTCCACCACCTAATGATGACATCAGTAGGTggcagagctacagacgggaaCCAGGGTGGTAAATGTGAGGCTGCGTTCACATTGTAtgatttgtataatgtgaacagacccttctggcaaagTCTTTCCAAAcaaggagactccagctgttgctaaaccacaactcccagcatgctcggacagccaaaggctatctgggcattctgggaggtgAAGTTTTGCagaaattggaggctccctgtttgggaagacattgcattatgggcgctctccccaggggagagagaCAAAAATGTActagcccattttttttttcttctcgttccTCAGatacgtgtatgcagaggattacgacatTCGGTGGACTATGGCGAtgaacagaattttttttcatttaacaaAATAGCTAACAAGGGCTGCGGGGGAGTGTTTTTATGGCAAAATGAgaggtgtaattacaaagtacggttgtgcaaaaaacaagccctcatgggtctgtggatagaaatgTAAGAGTGTTATGGATTTgagaaggcaaggagaaaaaacgaaaactcaataaaattggcctggtcttggtctttaaggggttaataaaaaaaaaaagctaactccATTCTTTTTTAGagtgctaaagtaaaaaaaatgaataaaacctgcatgcaatagacttctatggagtaaaaatgccaagattttctaaaaaaaaaaaaaaaaacgccagagtcTCACCATGAGgtagtttttcaaaaactgccagggAGCCCAAAGTtgcccaaaaaaattccaaaaggatataaaaaataaaagaaaagaaattgtGGATATGAAATTTTGCACTTCCCTATTGACTCACAacaaacatctggccgcagcgttttttcacagaaaaaacccAGTGTGGCAGAATGGGagtttttattggtgtttttcgcaaaacaagtggaaacctagccttaacccTGATTTTAGACAGGCCAACCCCAATCCTAGAGATTGGTGCTCATTTAATGGCCTTTACACTGTTAGACTGTCATATTGACCATCATTCCCCATCCACATATCCTCTCTTACATTGGTGAAGGGGAATTGTGCAGCCATAGaaggaattttattttatttttatttttttacctgctAAAACAATACGATCAGCTGATGAATAAGAGTTTGCTTGTAGGTTGGCTGATCATTAGGCCTATTACACATGGCAATACTGGACAATAATTCCCTGTACAATAGAATCCTTACAGATTGTGTATAGAAGTATTCTACATAAAATGTTCTGTGGATACATAGGGTCAAACTAACCTTTTTCATCTTCTGACTGACCATCCATGTTTATTAGGTTTTCCCTCTCAACCTCATAATTTTCTGCTTCTTTATTAGGATCTTCAGCATCTTCTACTTTAGGCTCATCATCCTCTTCATCTGCATTTGCAAGGTTGGGATTAACTTCATTGTGGGCCTCcttctctttctcctcctcctcctcttgttTTTGAGATTCTTGTGGTGAAGGGCTAGATTGCTTTTCGTCCACAGCAACATTAAGCTTCTTAGTTTGTTCTGGGAATTAAGTATGTGATAGCATAACTATACAAGCTAGAAGCACACTGTCCTGGATTGTAacaactatgttaaaggggtactctactcccCAGCTTCTGGAACATTAAGTTCTGAACGTTTGGTGCAGGCTTCAGTGGTTGCCCAgccccctttgtgacatcacgccccgccccctcgtgacatcatgcctgttccctcaatgcacgtctatgggaggggggcatgaaggccaccacgccccctcccatagacttgcattgagggggtggcggCGACAAAAGAAACtcacacccagtgttctgaacgtaATGTTCCGGATTctgaggagcggagtacccctttaaagcaaacatTTGGCTTAGATTAATAGTTGCGCTTCTTCACTCATCTGTCTTTAATAAGAACActgattaaaaaaatgctaatggCAAGGTTAACATACTCCAGAAAGTGGAGGTAGATACTTAATACAAGAGTATCTGACAAGATTTCTCTTAATAATCACATACCATTATTTTGTGGTAGAGGAACATCATCCTTTCTGGTACTCGCAGCAGTTGATACAACAACCTTGAGTTTCTGTTCTTCTTTCATATCAGTGGGTTTTTGGTTAATTTCTTGTTTTGATGTCACAggctggataaaaaaaaataaaaaaacatacattacaTTGTGAGCACAACTGTTACTAATGATACACATAAACCACTGTCCTGTAGTTCTACTGAAAAAATTCTGCTCTTAGGAGTCAATGGTTGTTCTAGATCTTACAGATCCCAgtatcctcctccagccctgtgCCTTTGTATTTTATCAAGGTAAGTGTGCAGCTTTGTGAACCGatgctaaaataaataaataaatggtgatgATAATTcatctttaaaaaataataaaaatgataaaaagtaaTATACATACACAAAAAAGTTTAATTTGTCTCATTACAAaaatatctgggggggggggaggaaattaataaaaaactgttttttggaatttggcaacaaaacattttcttttcttaaaaaaggtgttttattgtgcaaaagtagtacaaaaaaaaaacatattctacatatacacacaccaagGGTGCCAGTAAATGAATGAGCTCAGGGCAGGGGCCCATATATCTGAAAGTAGTTGCTGCAGCTCTATTCCAATGAAGGCGGACAttcagcctttatcaagcatactaATAGTGACCACTAAGGTGGTATGAATAGGGACAATTAGGCTGATGATATTCCAAAGTGATCTGCTAATATATTCCAAATCCATAACAATGTGATCTATAAAACAGTGTATAGAAAACACAATTTgcagtcagtgtatatacagtacaatgtataatataacaaaTGCATGGGATTAAAATCAAGAGATGCGGCAGGGATGTTAGCACTTCCCATAAACCAGCATGTTTTTCAGCACCATGTTAGAAATCTAGATGTAAACAATGGAATGCTGTATAATCCCTACAGTGCATGCATCAGAAACGAGAACTAGTGGCCTGAAGACcaactagatcagtggtctccaatctgcagacctccagatgttgcaaaactacaactcccagcatgcccggacagcca
Above is a genomic segment from Hyla sarda isolate aHylSar1 chromosome 1, aHylSar1.hap1, whole genome shotgun sequence containing:
- the GOLM1 gene encoding Golgi membrane protein 1 isoform X2 translates to MGLGSGRRAMKSPPLLIAVLLACVFVLGINYWITSTRCVELQSRVMELEGRIRRAAAERGAVEMKKNEYEDMLTKQKNQIDTIQTLHNSQMQNMQQLCKSEKVNLLSNLSTKESLIQSFQAEIADVQKKLEDYKLEFKELQESQAKKSSYELAQCSNKIAEVNEQCEERIRRLRAKDGNTVNEEYEKDTTTTKLKKPVTSKQEINQKPTDMKEEQKLKVVVSTAASTRKDDVPLPQNNEQTKKLNVAVDEKQSSPSPQESQKQEEEEEKEKEAHNEVNPNLANADEEDDEPKVEDAEDPNKEAENYEVERENLINMDGQSEDEKVTQKVQKDKEKINDYNGDEANEAESETEKQVELGAYDQRPRGVKSGNTVNELAVNHPAEGGDDSRLK